A region of Sparus aurata chromosome 8, fSpaAur1.1, whole genome shotgun sequence DNA encodes the following proteins:
- the LOC115585929 gene encoding prosaposin receptor GPR37-like translates to MLLLPFSRLLCLWLCSEAVASQFHWKTKTTFSPHYESTAADRNAQSRRWRTVSGEDNGGTQAQASWLDTVNPSAPERLGTLAPRRTVRKNDAQNGARRIRPVPGDEALRTDVNKAGEPRRGGCIPGEVLTQTPHGRPCSLGRSGHHRRQRRSAKPGRKKRSEPLQDGAAWEALPAAMAQEQEAEPPFGLNTSDYEEEYSVPDFPDTTPFVPVNTRTRRKQVKNPFYPVTAESYGAYAVMIIAALIFSVGIIGNVSVMCIVCHNYYMRSISNSLLANLALWDFVIIFFCLPLVVFHELTKNWLLGEFSCRIIPYLEVASLGVTTFTLCALCIDRFRAATNVQMYYEMIENWASTTAKLAVIWVGALLLALPELLIRQLVTEDGDPPDVTPCERCVVRISTDLPDTLYVLGLTYDGARLWWYFGCYFCLPTLFTICSSLVTARKIRHAERTCVRSSKKQIQLESQMNCAVVALAILYGFCIIPENICNIISVYMAAGIPRRTLDILHLVSQLLLFCKSAVTPVLLFCLCQPFTRAFLDCCCCCCEECGPPRSPATIASDGDECTTTELELSPFGTIRREASTSAAYTSVGTHC, encoded by the exons ATGCTGCTGCTTCCATTCTCGAGGTTACTGTGTTTGTGGCTCTGCAGCGAGGCCGTCGCGAGTCAGTTCCACTGGAAAACAAAGACGACTTTCAGCCCTCATTATGAATCCACCGCCGCTGATAGGAATGCGCAGAGCCGGAGATGGCGCACAGTCAGCGGGGAGGACAATGGTGGGACGCAGGCGCAGGCCTCTTGGCTGGATACTGTAAACCCGTCGGCCCCTGAGCGTCTGGGGACTCTGGCACCTCGGCGCACTGTGCGTAAAAACGATGCGCAAAATGGAGCGCGGCGCATCCGACCTGTACCCGGAGACGAGGCTTTACGCACGGATGTTAACAAGGCTGGAGAGCCGCGGAGGGGTGGATGCATTCCGGGGGAAGTGCTTACACAAACCCCGCATGGACGCCCCTGTAGCCTCGGGAGGAGCGGACACCACCGGCGGCAGAGACGGAGCGCAAAACCGGGCCGGAAGAAGCGGAGCGAGCCGCTGCAGGACGGAGCCGCGTGGGAAGCTCTGCCCGCCGCCATGGCGCAGGAACAAGAGGCCGAACCCCCGTTCGGACTCAACACCAGTGACTACGAGGAGGAGTACTCTGTGCCGGACTTCCCCGACACCACGCCGTTCGTGCCGGTGAACACGCGGACCAGACGGAAGCAGGTGAAGAACCCGTTCTATCCGGTCACCGCGGAGTCGTACGGCGCGTACGCGGTGATGATCATCGCCGCCCTCATCTTCAGCGTCGGGATCATCGGGAACGTGTCGGTTATGTGCATCGTGTGTCACAACTACTACATGAGGAGCATCTCCAACTCGCTGCTGGCCAACCTCGCGCTCTGGGATTTCGTCATCATCTTCTTCTGCCTGCCGCTCGTGGTGTTTCACGAGCTCACCAAGAACTGGCTGCTGGGGGAGTTCTCGTGCAGGATCATCCCGTACCTGGAg GTGGCGTCTCTCGGGGTCACGACCTTCACGCTGTGCGCTCTGTGCATCGATCGTTTCCGTGCCGCCACCAACGTGCAGATGTACTACGAGATGATCGAGAACTGGGCATCCACCACGGCCAAGCTCGCCGTCATCTGGGTGGGCGCTCTGCTGCTGGCGCTGCCCGAGCTGCTGATCCGACAGCTGGTCACAGAGGACGGCGACCCGCCCGACGTAACGCCATGCGAGCGCTGTGTGGTCCGGATCTCCACCGACCTCCCGGACACGCTCTATGTCCTGGGACTCACCTACGATGGTGCCCGTCTCTGGTGGTACTTCGGCTGCTACTTCTGCCTGCCAACGCTGTTCACCATTTGCAGCTCACTGGTCACGGCCCGCAAGATCCGGCATGCAGAGCGGACCTGCGTGCGCAGCAGCAAGAAGCAGATCCAGCTGGAGAGCCAGATGAACTGCGCCGTGGTGGCGTTGGCCATCCTCTATGGCTTCTGCATAATTCCAGAGAACATCTGCAACATCATCAGCGTGTACATGGCAGCCGGCATTCCCAGGAGAACCCTGGACATCCTGCACCTGGTcagccagctgctgctgttctgtaAGTCTGCGGTGACGCCGgtgctgctgttctgtctgtgcCAGCCGTTCACCAGAGCTTTCCTggactgttgctgctgctgctgcgaggAGTGCGGCCCACCCCGCTCCCCTGCCACCATTGCCAGTGATGGCGACGAGTGCACCACCACAGAGCTGGAGCTGTCGCCGTTCGGCACCATCCGCAGGGAGGCGTCCACCTCAGCCGCTTACACGTCTGTGGGGACGCACtgctga